From a single Arachnia propionica genomic region:
- a CDS encoding aspartate carbamoyltransferase catalytic subunit — translation MKHLLSITDLSTDEIHSILHLAGRMHQLQEARVKKLPYLKGRTVVNLFFEDSTRTRSSFELAAKWLSADAINVSARGSSVSKGESMRDTLMTLDAMGVDAIVMRHPGSGSVAQAAGWVRACMVNAGDGTHEHPTQALLDAHAMLTHFTRTRLGTLEGKLVAITGDLLHSRVVRSNVALLSRLGARVVLVAPHTLLPPGVETWGVQVTPDLDEVISDVDVAMMLRVQRERMHGGFFPSEREYVAAYGLTASRLSRLRPTAVIAHPGPMNRGLEISSTAADDPRSIVLDQVSSGVAVRMSVLHHLLAD, via the coding sequence ATGAAGCATCTGCTCAGCATCACCGATCTCAGCACCGACGAGATCCACTCGATCCTTCACCTGGCCGGGCGGATGCATCAACTGCAGGAGGCCCGGGTCAAGAAATTGCCCTATCTGAAGGGCCGCACCGTGGTGAACCTCTTCTTCGAGGACTCCACCCGCACCCGCAGTTCCTTCGAGCTCGCCGCCAAGTGGCTCTCCGCCGACGCCATCAACGTTTCGGCGCGTGGGTCAAGCGTCTCGAAGGGCGAATCGATGCGCGACACCCTCATGACCCTGGACGCCATGGGAGTGGACGCCATCGTGATGCGCCACCCGGGCTCCGGATCGGTGGCCCAGGCCGCGGGATGGGTGAGAGCCTGTATGGTCAACGCCGGGGACGGCACCCATGAGCACCCGACCCAGGCCCTTCTGGACGCCCACGCGATGCTGACCCACTTCACTCGCACCAGACTGGGAACCCTGGAAGGCAAACTGGTCGCCATCACCGGGGACCTGCTGCATTCCAGAGTCGTCCGCTCAAACGTTGCGCTACTGAGCAGGCTGGGGGCGCGGGTGGTGCTGGTCGCCCCGCACACGCTGCTGCCTCCCGGGGTGGAGACCTGGGGGGTGCAGGTCACCCCCGACCTAGACGAGGTGATCTCGGACGTCGACGTCGCCATGATGCTCCGGGTACAACGAGAACGCATGCACGGCGGTTTCTTCCCTTCGGAACGGGAGTACGTGGCTGCCTACGGGTTGACAGCCTCCCGCCTGAGCAGGCTGCGTCCCACCGCGGTGATAGCGCATCCCGGACCCATGAACCGGGGTCTGGAAATCAGCTCCACCGCCGCAGACGATCCGCGTTCCATCGTGCTCGACCAGGTCTCATCGGGAGTCGCGGTTCGCATGAGCGTGCTGCACCACCTGCTGGCCGACTGA
- a CDS encoding dihydroorotase → MSKLAITGVTLPDGSRTDMFIESGHIVDQHPLGATTIDADGLIALPGLVDIHTHLREPGREDAETVESGSRAAARGGFTAVFAMANTQPVTDTAENAEHVLALGAAANNCQVFPIGAITKKLAGRELAELGLMHRSRARVSVFSDDGHCVMDASLMRRAFEWVKPFDGVLAQHAQDATLAGPDACCHEGEISGRLGLPGWPPVAESVIIARDVALAEATGSRLHVCHVSTAESVDVLRWAKKRGIRVTAEATPHHLYLTTPEVVGYDTTFKVNPPLRTDEHVEAVRAALADGTIDAVATDHAPHAPQDKDHAFVDARPGMLGLEQALAVVMETMVSPGRLTWQQVADRMSHTPARIGKATGQGRPLRPGEPANLVLVDPKRRATVDRNDSASISHNNPYHGRDLPDPVEMTLWNGRITHKR, encoded by the coding sequence ATGTCGAAACTCGCCATCACCGGGGTGACCCTACCCGACGGGTCACGCACGGACATGTTCATCGAGTCGGGTCACATCGTCGATCAGCACCCCCTGGGTGCGACCACCATCGACGCGGACGGGTTGATCGCACTGCCGGGTTTGGTGGACATCCATACCCACCTGCGTGAACCGGGACGCGAGGATGCCGAAACCGTGGAGTCCGGTTCCCGCGCGGCCGCTCGCGGGGGCTTCACAGCTGTCTTCGCGATGGCGAACACCCAGCCGGTCACGGATACGGCGGAGAACGCCGAGCACGTGCTGGCTCTGGGAGCTGCCGCGAACAACTGCCAGGTGTTCCCGATCGGCGCCATCACAAAGAAACTGGCGGGCCGGGAGCTGGCGGAGCTGGGGCTGATGCACCGCTCACGGGCCCGAGTCTCGGTGTTCTCCGATGACGGACACTGCGTGATGGACGCCAGCCTGATGAGGCGCGCATTCGAATGGGTCAAACCGTTCGACGGGGTGCTGGCGCAGCACGCCCAAGATGCGACCCTCGCCGGACCTGATGCGTGCTGCCATGAGGGTGAGATTTCCGGTCGGCTGGGGCTCCCGGGCTGGCCTCCGGTGGCGGAGTCGGTGATAATCGCCCGCGATGTCGCCTTGGCGGAAGCCACCGGTTCCCGCCTGCACGTGTGCCACGTCTCGACGGCGGAGAGCGTGGACGTGCTGCGCTGGGCCAAGAAACGGGGCATCCGGGTGACCGCCGAAGCCACCCCCCACCACTTGTACCTGACCACCCCAGAGGTCGTGGGATACGACACCACCTTCAAGGTCAATCCCCCGTTGCGCACCGACGAACACGTCGAGGCGGTGCGAGCCGCTCTGGCCGACGGCACCATCGATGCGGTGGCTACGGACCACGCACCCCACGCGCCGCAGGACAAGGACCACGCCTTTGTCGACGCCCGACCGGGGATGCTGGGGCTGGAACAGGCCCTAGCGGTGGTGATGGAAACCATGGTCTCCCCGGGCCGCCTGACCTGGCAGCAGGTGGCCGATCGAATGAGCCACACCCCGGCCCGGATCGGGAAGGCAACGGGGCAGGGCCGCCCCCTGAGGCCCGGTGAACCTGCGAACCTGGTGCTGGTCGACCCGAAGCGGCGGGCAACGGTGGACCGGAACGACTCCGCCTCCATCAGCCACAACAACCCATACCACGGTCGGGATCTCCCCGATCCGGTCGAAATGACCCTGTGGAACGGCAGGATCACCCACAAGCGCTGA
- the ligA gene encoding NAD-dependent DNA ligase LigA translates to MTISPENEHRWQELNKLLLAASDAYYGGVEPIISDAEYDERLQELAALEERHPELRRPESATTRVAYARVTEFTPVTHRQRMLSLDNVFDETELTAWLTRVPAENYLCELKIDGLAVNLTYLDGRLVQAATRGDGRVGEDITGNVATIHGIPHRLRGNNIPAVLEVRGEVFFPKQAFAELNEALEEAGQHRFANPRNAAAGSLRQKDPRVTATRPLRMIVHGVGTHDGLSLTRQSQAYEVLGSYGLPVSAHTRVVDSAAAVRAYVTHHGEHRHDAEHEIDGVVVKVDDLATQRRLGSTSRAPRWAIAYKYPPEEVHTRLLDIRVGVGRTGRVTPFGAMEPVLVAGSKVAMATLHNAHEVVRKGVRIGDTVVLRKAGDVIPEIVVPVVSLRDGHEREFVMATHCPACGTALVQQKEGDKDLRCPNARSCPSQLRERLYSLAARGAFDIEALGEAGAHDLLESGLLTDESGLFALTEEDLSRSSIYATRRGITANGLKLLENLAAAKQQPLWRVLVALSIRHVGPTAARALASRFGSMSAIRAASVEELADTEGVGPVIAQSLKLWFEVDWHVNIVEAWTAAGVRMADALSNPGSDDRPSAILEGLTVVVTGSLEGFTRDGAKEAIVSRGGKAAGSVSRKTSYVVVGENAGSKAAKAEELGLPILDEAGFLSLLEKGPAGLNGGDAAAPSAPGLPGDE, encoded by the coding sequence ATGACAATTTCCCCCGAGAATGAACACCGCTGGCAGGAACTTAACAAGCTTCTCCTGGCCGCCAGCGACGCCTACTACGGGGGAGTCGAACCCATCATCTCCGACGCCGAGTACGACGAACGGCTCCAGGAACTCGCGGCCCTGGAGGAACGCCATCCCGAGCTGCGACGCCCAGAATCCGCCACGACGCGGGTGGCCTACGCGCGCGTCACCGAGTTCACCCCCGTCACCCACCGGCAGCGGATGCTGAGCTTGGACAATGTCTTCGATGAGACCGAGCTGACCGCCTGGCTGACCAGGGTGCCCGCCGAGAACTACCTGTGCGAACTGAAGATCGACGGGCTGGCGGTGAACCTCACCTACCTCGACGGGCGCCTCGTTCAGGCAGCAACCCGAGGCGATGGGCGGGTGGGGGAGGACATCACCGGAAACGTCGCCACCATCCACGGCATCCCGCACCGGCTGCGGGGAAACAACATTCCCGCCGTGCTGGAGGTGCGAGGCGAGGTGTTCTTTCCCAAACAGGCCTTCGCGGAGCTGAACGAGGCCCTGGAGGAGGCCGGGCAACACCGGTTCGCCAACCCCCGCAACGCCGCCGCCGGATCGCTCAGGCAGAAGGACCCCAGGGTCACCGCCACCAGGCCTTTGCGGATGATCGTCCACGGCGTCGGAACCCACGACGGCCTCTCCCTGACCCGCCAGAGTCAGGCCTACGAGGTACTGGGCTCCTACGGGCTGCCGGTATCGGCCCACACCCGGGTGGTCGACTCGGCCGCCGCGGTCCGGGCCTACGTCACCCATCACGGCGAACACCGCCACGACGCCGAACACGAGATCGACGGGGTCGTGGTCAAGGTTGACGACCTGGCCACCCAGCGCCGGCTGGGATCCACATCCCGGGCACCGCGCTGGGCGATCGCCTACAAATACCCACCTGAGGAGGTCCACACCCGGCTCCTCGACATCCGCGTCGGGGTCGGGCGCACCGGGCGTGTCACCCCGTTCGGGGCGATGGAACCGGTGCTGGTCGCGGGATCCAAGGTCGCCATGGCTACCCTCCACAACGCCCACGAGGTGGTGCGCAAGGGGGTGCGGATCGGAGACACGGTGGTGCTCCGCAAGGCCGGTGACGTGATCCCCGAGATCGTTGTCCCCGTCGTCTCGCTGCGTGACGGCCACGAACGCGAATTCGTGATGGCCACCCACTGCCCGGCTTGCGGCACCGCCCTGGTTCAGCAGAAGGAGGGCGACAAAGACTTGCGCTGCCCGAACGCCCGCAGCTGCCCCAGCCAGCTCAGGGAACGCCTCTACTCGCTGGCCGCCCGCGGGGCCTTCGACATCGAGGCGCTGGGTGAGGCGGGCGCCCATGATCTCCTGGAATCCGGCCTGCTGACCGACGAGTCGGGGCTGTTTGCGCTCACCGAGGAGGACCTGTCCCGCAGCTCCATCTATGCCACCCGGCGGGGAATCACCGCCAACGGCCTGAAGCTGCTGGAAAACCTGGCTGCCGCCAAGCAGCAGCCGCTGTGGCGGGTGCTGGTGGCGTTGTCCATCCGTCACGTCGGCCCCACCGCGGCCCGTGCGCTCGCGTCCCGGTTCGGAAGCATGTCCGCGATCCGTGCCGCCTCTGTCGAGGAACTGGCAGATACCGAGGGTGTGGGCCCGGTGATCGCCCAGTCACTGAAGCTGTGGTTCGAGGTGGACTGGCACGTCAACATCGTCGAGGCCTGGACCGCTGCCGGGGTCCGGATGGCTGATGCACTCTCCAACCCGGGGAGCGACGACCGGCCCTCCGCCATCCTCGAGGGATTGACAGTGGTCGTCACAGGAAGCCTTGAAGGATTTACCCGTGATGGCGCCAAGGAGGCCATCGTTTCCCGGGGCGGCAAGGCCGCCGGGTCGGTGAGCCGGAAAACCAGCTATGTGGTGGTGGGGGAGAACGCCGGCAGCAAGGCCGCCAAGGCGGAGGAACTGGGGTTGCCCATCCTCGACGAGGCAGGGTTCCTGTCCCTCCTGGAGAAAGGACCCGCGGGGCTCAACGGCGGCGACGCCGCGGCACCATCTGCGCCCGGATTGCCCGGTGACGAGTGA
- a CDS encoding DEAD/DEAH box helicase, with protein MGPHSTAWVAKISDEAIRASWGDATFLRGRSYEAAGHVLRYSTNRTGSIEAVVRGTGKKVYRTFLHHDQQGVNSTCSCPMRMRCKHAVAVLLAARESAMETVSPVSSWENALAGLLPATGSEDRTIELGLEFRIDGPLEQPNGLTLRPLRLGARGWVKFQAGWLDVVTNYRGVNYEPVQRETLLQMARLTGRQQYTHAIPASVSLADLGPLGWSLLRRAVDAGIQLIPGQGIQDVEVGCEPVRIWLDVDFRDDGSRQLTISGDLGPIPPDGRRFLIGEPAHGVGELGAGGRLRLHPLAGTVPDAIRGLFNKNLAVTIPAQDVGRFQLMYLPGLVHRGLVPPGTWDPQDLPHPKLALGLTHEPGHRLLLEWGFKYVFGETSVDVAFQPHVEETFRDREAERSLEGVALRLVGDYPALCELRQQRLIPKAAVTRADAARFVTDILPRLEAAGVIVTHNGEVPGYVRATEGPVLSVGTEDTGDNDWFNLHVRVTVAGRDVPFEQLFRALAAGDEAMLLDDGTWFPMEHSELDRLRQLLIEARELVDAGPGGQLRISAYQAGLWEELARLGVVEEQPRRWRERVQTLLSLGSGEARASVPEGLDAMLRPYQEQGLAWLAALWDANLGGVLADDMGLGKTLQCLALLERARERGQLDDAPVLAVAPASVVGTWAEEAARFVPGLKVVAIRATQARRGTELAEEIRGAHLVATSYTLLRMEDEAYLEQTWRGLVLDEAQFIKNHRSRTHQVARRIGAPFTLAITGTPLENSLSDLWSMFSLVAPGLFPRLESFNEIYRKPVEKNGKTDVLGRLRARIRPFMLRRTKREVVRELPEKVEQITRLELNPEHRRRYDQHLTRERTRVLGMLDDMDRNRVAIFRALTKLRQLALEPRLVDTELPPTPSAKITTLLEQIRELAEEGHRALVFSSFTGFLKLVREALEAEGIEYVYLDGRTRDRPARIAQFREGDAPVFLISLKAGGFGLTLTEADYVFVLDPWWNPAAENQAVDRAHRIGQTRAVNVYRMVSADTIEEKVVALQQRKRDLFASVIDTGEFRSTAITASDIRGLLE; from the coding sequence ATGGGTCCCCACTCCACAGCCTGGGTTGCGAAAATCAGCGACGAGGCCATCCGAGCTTCCTGGGGCGATGCCACGTTCCTGCGGGGACGTTCCTACGAGGCCGCCGGGCACGTCCTGAGGTACTCCACGAACCGCACCGGCTCCATCGAAGCAGTGGTGAGGGGAACAGGAAAGAAGGTGTACCGGACGTTCCTTCACCACGACCAGCAGGGGGTCAACAGCACCTGCTCGTGTCCGATGAGGATGAGGTGCAAACACGCCGTGGCGGTGTTGCTGGCCGCGCGGGAATCGGCGATGGAGACCGTTTCCCCGGTGTCCTCCTGGGAAAACGCGCTGGCCGGACTGCTGCCCGCAACCGGGAGCGAGGACAGGACCATTGAACTCGGCCTGGAGTTTCGAATCGACGGTCCACTGGAGCAGCCGAACGGACTGACGTTGCGTCCCCTGCGGCTCGGGGCACGTGGCTGGGTCAAATTCCAGGCCGGCTGGCTGGACGTCGTCACGAACTACCGGGGGGTGAACTACGAGCCTGTGCAGCGCGAAACACTGCTGCAGATGGCAAGGCTCACGGGGCGCCAGCAGTACACCCATGCCATCCCGGCCTCGGTTTCCCTTGCCGATCTCGGCCCACTGGGCTGGTCGCTCCTGCGGCGGGCCGTTGACGCTGGAATTCAGCTGATCCCAGGCCAGGGAATCCAGGACGTGGAGGTCGGATGTGAACCGGTCAGGATCTGGCTGGATGTCGATTTCCGAGATGACGGATCGCGACAACTCACGATCTCCGGGGATCTGGGCCCAATCCCCCCGGACGGTCGGCGATTCCTGATCGGGGAACCGGCTCACGGGGTGGGGGAACTGGGGGCGGGCGGCCGGTTGCGTCTGCACCCACTGGCCGGGACGGTGCCCGATGCGATCCGCGGATTGTTCAACAAGAATCTGGCAGTCACGATTCCGGCCCAGGATGTCGGGCGGTTCCAGCTGATGTATCTGCCTGGTCTGGTGCACAGGGGGCTCGTCCCGCCGGGCACGTGGGACCCGCAGGACCTTCCACACCCGAAACTCGCCCTGGGACTGACCCACGAGCCCGGTCACCGGTTGCTGCTCGAATGGGGTTTCAAGTACGTCTTTGGGGAAACCAGCGTCGATGTCGCGTTCCAGCCTCACGTGGAGGAGACCTTCCGGGACCGGGAGGCCGAGCGATCCCTTGAAGGAGTCGCGCTCCGGCTGGTCGGGGACTATCCGGCCCTGTGTGAACTGCGCCAGCAGCGACTGATTCCGAAGGCTGCGGTGACCCGGGCCGATGCTGCCCGGTTCGTCACCGACATCCTGCCCCGTCTGGAGGCCGCCGGAGTCATCGTCACCCATAACGGCGAGGTTCCCGGATACGTGCGTGCTACTGAGGGTCCGGTGCTGTCGGTCGGCACGGAGGATACCGGTGACAACGACTGGTTCAATCTCCACGTCCGGGTTACCGTCGCCGGTCGCGACGTGCCCTTCGAACAGCTCTTCCGGGCGCTCGCTGCGGGGGATGAAGCGATGCTGCTGGATGATGGGACCTGGTTCCCGATGGAGCACTCTGAACTCGATCGACTGCGGCAACTCCTTATTGAGGCCCGGGAACTCGTGGATGCCGGCCCGGGCGGGCAGTTGCGGATCAGCGCCTATCAAGCCGGTCTGTGGGAGGAACTCGCGAGGCTGGGAGTTGTGGAGGAACAGCCACGGCGTTGGCGGGAACGCGTGCAGACTTTGCTGAGCCTCGGCTCAGGTGAGGCACGTGCCTCGGTTCCGGAAGGGCTGGATGCGATGCTGCGTCCTTACCAGGAACAAGGGCTCGCGTGGCTCGCCGCGCTCTGGGACGCGAATCTTGGTGGGGTGCTAGCCGACGACATGGGGCTTGGGAAAACTCTTCAATGCCTGGCACTGCTGGAGCGCGCCCGGGAACGCGGTCAGCTTGACGACGCACCGGTGCTCGCCGTGGCGCCCGCCAGCGTCGTCGGCACCTGGGCGGAGGAAGCAGCCCGATTCGTGCCCGGGCTGAAAGTTGTCGCCATCCGGGCCACGCAGGCCAGGCGCGGCACGGAACTGGCCGAGGAGATCCGCGGCGCGCACCTGGTGGCCACCTCCTACACCCTCCTTCGGATGGAGGACGAGGCATACCTGGAGCAGACATGGCGTGGCCTGGTGCTGGACGAAGCTCAGTTCATCAAGAACCACCGCTCCCGTACCCATCAGGTGGCGCGCCGCATCGGGGCCCCGTTCACCCTGGCCATCACCGGAACCCCGCTGGAGAATTCCCTCAGCGACCTGTGGTCGATGTTCTCGCTCGTCGCACCGGGGCTGTTCCCGCGCCTGGAGAGTTTCAACGAGATTTACCGCAAACCGGTGGAAAAGAACGGCAAGACCGATGTCCTGGGGCGCCTGCGCGCTCGGATCCGCCCGTTCATGCTGCGTCGCACCAAACGTGAGGTTGTCAGGGAACTTCCCGAGAAGGTGGAACAGATCACGCGGCTGGAACTCAACCCGGAACACCGACGCCGCTACGACCAGCACCTGACGCGGGAACGCACCCGGGTGCTTGGAATGCTCGACGACATGGACCGGAACCGGGTGGCAATCTTCCGTGCCCTGACGAAACTGCGGCAACTCGCCCTAGAACCCCGGCTGGTGGACACGGAACTGCCGCCCACACCATCGGCGAAGATCACCACCCTGCTGGAGCAGATCCGTGAACTGGCCGAGGAAGGGCACCGTGCGCTGGTGTTCTCCTCCTTCACCGGGTTTCTGAAATTGGTTCGCGAGGCATTGGAGGCGGAAGGCATCGAATACGTCTACCTCGACGGACGCACCCGTGATCGGCCCGCCCGCATCGCGCAGTTCCGAGAAGGTGACGCCCCGGTGTTCCTGATCTCCCTGAAAGCCGGTGGGTTCGGACTCACCCTCACCGAGGCCGACTACGTCTTCGTACTGGACCCGTGGTGGAATCCCGCCGCCGAGAACCAGGCCGTCGATCGGGCACACCGCATCGGCCAGACCCGGGCGGTCAACGTCTATCGCATGGTTTCGGCAGACACGATCGAGGAAAAAGTCGTGGCCCTGCAGCAGCGCAAACGCGATCTCTTCGCATCCGTCATCGACACGGGGGAGTTCCGCAGCACGGCCATCACCGCCTCCGACATCCGAGGTCTGCTGGAATAG
- the pepN gene encoding aminopeptidase N codes for MATANITREEATLRSGVVKAGAYRVAVDVTGNGVADPERTFASHTELDFVSQGGSTHVDVIADEIRSATVDGSPLPTDEFDGYRLPLKDLTEGSHTIVIDAVCRFSRTGEGLHRFVDTDGKIYLYSQFETADARRMYATFEQPDQKATFQLTVLAPAHWNVFTNSRSVAGELIGEGIARFEHAPTPVISTYITALVAGEYHVVRGQITSAAGLLPASVACRASMAEFLDADRILETTQRGFDVFESTFGVPYAFDSYDQIFVPEFNFGAMENAGCVTFRDQYLFRSRVTAREMEARDNTILHELAHMWFGDLVTMRWWDDLWLNESFAEWASHFAADKIAEKYGTGANPWASFSNERKAWAYMQDQLSTTHPIAADMSDLEKVEQNFDGITYAKGASVLKLLVSFVGIEAFAKGVGSYFRKHAHGNTTLTDLLSELETASGRDLSWFTGQWLESAGVNTLRAEFEVDETGTFTRFTIVQTAPEAWPTLRTHRLGIGIYANTDNGLERVDYVETDISGERTDVPDLVGRPRRDVVLLNDGDLTFAKVRLDEMSRNTLVNGIDRLADPLARAVTWSLFWDSVRDAEIAPQELVSLALQGIGSEKDMAAITTVLAQAAACSGRFMAPELREAANMKLVTGLAGLLKDAEPGSDAQLIIAKTLIGAARSESACELIRGWLQNEEVPTDLAVDTDVRWLIVATLARRGVFGEEEIATELERDNTNTGAERAAGARAGLPTVEAKAEAWRLATADPDIPNETHRSIAMGFISYGQEDVLAPYVDAYAKLAEAISKREDGWDTRGYAAIGAALRWLFPETLATTDVVERFRRYLAEGEPTDQVRRLLSERLDEAERNLRVQERSRH; via the coding sequence ATGGCAACCGCCAATATCACTCGCGAAGAAGCCACCCTCCGCTCCGGCGTCGTCAAGGCTGGGGCCTACCGGGTGGCAGTTGACGTGACCGGAAACGGTGTCGCCGACCCCGAGCGCACCTTTGCCTCTCACACCGAGCTCGACTTCGTCTCACAAGGCGGGTCGACCCACGTGGACGTGATCGCGGACGAGATCCGTTCCGCCACCGTTGATGGCAGCCCGCTTCCCACGGATGAGTTCGACGGCTATCGGCTGCCGTTGAAGGATCTCACGGAGGGCAGTCACACGATCGTCATTGACGCCGTATGCCGCTTCTCCCGCACCGGCGAGGGGTTGCACCGCTTCGTCGACACCGATGGCAAGATCTACCTGTACTCCCAGTTCGAAACCGCAGATGCCAGGCGCATGTACGCCACCTTCGAGCAGCCTGACCAAAAGGCGACCTTCCAGCTGACAGTTCTGGCACCCGCCCACTGGAATGTGTTCACCAATTCCCGTTCCGTCGCGGGGGAATTGATCGGCGAGGGAATCGCTCGCTTCGAGCACGCACCCACCCCTGTGATCTCGACCTACATCACCGCTCTGGTGGCAGGCGAATACCACGTTGTACGGGGACAGATCACGTCTGCAGCCGGGCTGCTGCCCGCCTCCGTTGCCTGCCGCGCGTCAATGGCTGAATTCCTCGACGCCGACCGAATCCTCGAGACCACGCAGCGCGGTTTTGACGTGTTCGAATCAACCTTCGGGGTGCCCTACGCCTTCGACTCCTACGACCAGATCTTCGTGCCCGAGTTCAATTTTGGCGCCATGGAGAACGCGGGCTGCGTTACCTTCCGTGACCAGTACCTGTTCCGTTCCCGCGTCACCGCCCGCGAGATGGAGGCCCGCGACAACACCATCCTCCACGAGCTAGCTCACATGTGGTTCGGCGACCTGGTGACGATGCGATGGTGGGACGATCTGTGGCTCAACGAGTCGTTCGCCGAGTGGGCCTCCCACTTCGCAGCTGACAAGATCGCCGAGAAGTACGGCACGGGAGCCAATCCATGGGCCTCGTTCTCGAACGAACGCAAGGCCTGGGCCTACATGCAGGACCAGTTGTCCACCACCCACCCCATCGCCGCTGACATGAGCGACCTGGAAAAGGTGGAACAGAACTTCGACGGCATCACCTACGCCAAGGGTGCCTCCGTGTTGAAACTGCTGGTCTCCTTCGTCGGCATCGAAGCCTTCGCCAAGGGGGTAGGGAGCTACTTCCGCAAGCACGCCCACGGCAACACCACCTTGACCGACCTGCTCAGCGAGCTGGAGACAGCCTCCGGGCGCGACCTGTCCTGGTTCACCGGACAGTGGTTGGAAAGCGCTGGGGTCAACACCCTGAGGGCGGAGTTCGAGGTCGACGAGACCGGCACCTTCACGCGGTTCACGATCGTCCAGACGGCTCCCGAGGCGTGGCCGACGTTGCGCACCCACCGACTCGGAATCGGTATCTACGCCAACACCGACAACGGCCTGGAGCGCGTCGACTACGTCGAAACCGACATCTCGGGTGAGCGCACCGATGTCCCCGATCTGGTGGGACGGCCCCGACGCGACGTGGTCCTGCTCAACGACGGAGACCTCACCTTTGCGAAGGTCCGCCTCGACGAAATGTCCCGCAACACCTTGGTGAACGGGATCGACAGGCTGGCCGATCCCCTGGCCAGGGCCGTCACCTGGTCGTTGTTCTGGGATTCGGTCCGTGACGCCGAGATCGCACCGCAGGAACTGGTTTCCTTGGCCCTCCAGGGCATCGGCTCCGAAAAGGATATGGCTGCCATCACGACGGTTCTGGCTCAGGCCGCGGCCTGCTCAGGTCGGTTCATGGCGCCCGAGCTTCGTGAGGCCGCGAACATGAAACTAGTCACGGGCCTGGCCGGGCTACTCAAGGATGCCGAGCCCGGTTCCGATGCGCAGCTCATCATCGCGAAGACCCTGATCGGGGCGGCCCGCAGCGAAAGCGCCTGCGAGCTGATCCGCGGCTGGCTGCAAAATGAGGAGGTTCCCACTGATCTCGCGGTGGACACCGATGTGCGCTGGCTCATCGTCGCCACGCTGGCGCGACGCGGTGTCTTCGGCGAGGAGGAGATCGCCACCGAACTGGAAAGGGACAACACCAACACCGGAGCTGAGCGCGCCGCAGGTGCCCGAGCCGGACTCCCGACCGTCGAGGCCAAGGCAGAGGCGTGGCGACTGGCGACCGCCGATCCCGACATCCCGAACGAGACCCATCGCAGCATTGCCATGGGGTTCATCAGCTACGGCCAGGAGGATGTGCTGGCGCCCTACGTCGATGCCTACGCGAAACTGGCCGAGGCCATCTCGAAACGCGAGGATGGCTGGGACACGCGCGGGTATGCGGCCATCGGCGCAGCACTCAGGTGGTTGTTCCCCGAAACCTTGGCGACAACCGATGTGGTCGAACGATTCCGCCGCTATCTCGCGGAGGGCGAACCCACAGATCAGGTACGGCGCCTACTAAGCGAGCGTCTCGATGAGGCTGAACGAAACCTGCGGGTCCAGGAACGCAGCCGCCACTGA
- a CDS encoding Fpg/Nei family DNA glycosylase, whose translation MPEGHVIHRLANTFQEDFADREVRVSSPQGRFADEAAVLDGHTLTGAEAVGKHLFINFDVPGANRIHIHLGLIGKLGFAPVADPVGQVRLRIVADNRAADLRGPQWCRLITEEQYRKVLADSGPDPLRGDADPDRGWTRIHRSGKSIAALLMDQRVAAGVGNIFRAEVLFRHGIDPTTPGKEITEATWKVLWEDLVDLMTVALERGRIDTVAEEHGPEVQKRPPRVNAHGGEVYVYRRSGQPCLVCGTEVRTTVLEGRNLYWCSRCQRSRRASD comes from the coding sequence ATGCCCGAAGGACACGTCATCCACCGTCTCGCCAACACCTTCCAGGAGGACTTCGCGGATCGTGAAGTGAGGGTCAGCTCCCCGCAGGGTAGGTTTGCCGACGAGGCCGCCGTCCTGGATGGGCACACTCTCACCGGGGCCGAGGCCGTCGGGAAGCATCTGTTCATCAACTTCGACGTCCCGGGTGCCAATCGCATCCACATTCATCTGGGACTGATCGGAAAACTTGGTTTCGCCCCGGTCGCCGACCCTGTCGGGCAGGTGCGGCTTCGAATCGTGGCCGACAACCGGGCCGCCGACCTGCGTGGTCCGCAGTGGTGCCGGCTGATCACCGAGGAGCAGTACCGGAAAGTTCTCGCGGACTCCGGCCCCGACCCATTGCGTGGCGACGCCGACCCCGACCGTGGATGGACGAGGATCCACAGATCGGGAAAATCCATCGCCGCACTGCTGATGGATCAACGGGTCGCCGCCGGAGTGGGGAACATCTTCCGCGCCGAGGTGCTGTTTCGGCACGGCATCGATCCCACCACCCCGGGCAAAGAGATCACCGAGGCCACCTGGAAGGTGCTGTGGGAGGATCTGGTGGATTTGATGACGGTGGCCCTGGAACGCGGTCGCATCGATACCGTTGCCGAGGAACACGGACCCGAGGTCCAGAAGCGACCTCCCAGAGTGAATGCCCACGGTGGTGAGGTTTACGTGTACCGGCGTTCCGGACAACCCTGCCTGGTGTGCGGAACCGAGGTGCGCACCACCGTGCTGGAGGGGCGAAACCTCTACTGGTGCTCAAGATGTCAGCGATCCCGCCGCGCTTCCGACTAA